Proteins co-encoded in one Streptomyces sp. NBC_01283 genomic window:
- a CDS encoding DUF2252 domain-containing protein produces MTETTSRHLTAQERAARGRAARSRVPRSGHADFAPAAGRPDPVDIIERQSASRLQDLVPIRYGRMLESPFRFYRGAAAIMAADLAATPATGLRAQLCGDAHMLNFRLLASPERHLMFDVNDFDETLPGPWEWDVKRLAASLVIAGRGNGFRTAERARVVRAAGRSYRMWMARFAGMRTLDVWYSQIDADQLYATISARLDPRARRRMTRAMGKARTRDHLQALEKLARPVDGQLRIIPDPPLITPLGDFLPDVERKHIEEQLRDLIERYAHTLTADLRALLAQYRVVDMARKVVGVGSVGTRCWIVLLLGRDDSDPLLLQAKEAQTSVLADFAGPSDHTNQGERVVTGQRLMQATSDMFLGWERAEGFDGNERDFYVRQLRDWKAIPQAELMSPDVMRVFGRICGATLARAHARSGDRIAIAAYLGRSDTFDRALARFAEAYADQNERDHAALAAAVRAGRVAAASA; encoded by the coding sequence ATGACCGAGACCACGAGCCGTCACCTCACTGCCCAGGAACGGGCCGCAAGGGGAAGGGCGGCCCGCTCCCGGGTCCCGCGATCCGGCCACGCCGACTTCGCCCCCGCGGCCGGGCGGCCGGACCCGGTCGACATCATCGAGCGTCAGTCGGCCAGCAGGCTCCAGGACCTGGTGCCGATCCGCTACGGGCGCATGCTCGAATCGCCGTTCCGCTTCTACCGGGGAGCGGCGGCGATCATGGCCGCCGACCTGGCCGCCACCCCGGCCACCGGTCTGCGGGCCCAACTGTGCGGAGACGCGCACATGTTGAACTTCCGGCTGCTCGCCTCGCCGGAGCGGCACCTGATGTTCGACGTCAACGACTTCGACGAGACACTGCCGGGACCCTGGGAGTGGGACGTCAAACGCCTCGCGGCCAGTCTCGTCATCGCGGGCCGCGGCAACGGGTTCCGCACCGCGGAGCGCGCCCGGGTCGTACGGGCGGCGGGCCGCTCGTACCGGATGTGGATGGCGCGGTTCGCCGGGATGCGGACGCTCGACGTCTGGTACTCGCAGATCGACGCCGATCAGCTGTACGCCACGATCTCCGCCAGGCTGGATCCCCGGGCGCGGCGGCGCATGACCAGGGCGATGGGCAAGGCCCGCACCCGAGACCACCTCCAGGCGCTGGAGAAACTCGCCCGCCCGGTCGACGGCCAGCTGCGCATCATCCCCGATCCACCCCTGATCACCCCCCTCGGCGACTTCCTGCCGGACGTCGAGCGCAAGCACATCGAAGAGCAGCTGAGGGACCTGATCGAGCGCTATGCCCACACGCTCACCGCCGACCTGCGGGCGTTGCTGGCCCAGTACCGGGTGGTCGACATGGCCCGCAAGGTGGTGGGCGTGGGCAGCGTGGGGACCCGCTGCTGGATCGTCCTGCTGCTCGGCAGGGACGACAGCGATCCGCTGCTGCTGCAGGCGAAGGAGGCCCAGACGTCGGTGCTCGCGGACTTCGCCGGACCGAGCGACCACACGAACCAGGGCGAACGCGTGGTCACCGGCCAGCGGCTGATGCAGGCGACCAGTGACATGTTCCTCGGCTGGGAACGGGCCGAGGGCTTCGACGGCAACGAACGTGACTTCTATGTACGGCAGTTGCGCGACTGGAAGGCCATTCCGCAGGCCGAGCTGATGAGCCCGGACGTCATGCGCGTGTTCGGCCGGATCTGCGGTGCGACGCTGGCCCGCGCCCACGCGCGCTCCGGCGACCGGATCGCGATCGCCGCCTACCTGGGGCGCTCCGACACGTTCGACCGGGCGTTGGCACGCTTCGCGGAGGCCTACGCCGACCAGAACGAGCGTGACCACGCGGCGCTGGCCGCGGCGGTGCGGGCCGGCCGGGTGGCCGCGGCATCAGCGTGA
- a CDS encoding glucosidase: MKFQTHAGRIGPVGDKSDRSRLWGPYLSERQWGTVREDYSSGGDAWSYFPHDHARSRAYRWGEDGLGGVSDDKQRLCLALALWNGRDPILKERAFGLTNGEGNHGEDVKEYYFYLDSTPSHSYMRYLYKYPQAEFPYGDLTAVNRERTRQEFEYELLDTGVFGENRYFDVTVEYAKADHDDLLMRITVDNRGPEEATLHVLPTLWFRNTWSWGEHPDRDRRPRLQEIEGPPSTLTVRADHPELGSYDLRCAGPAALLFTENEPHNERLFGTTSASPYVKDGIGRHVVDGEEGAVNPAQEGTKAAVHHRLTVPAGGSETLRLRLGPAGAQLSLARGFDSVFKDRIAEADSFYRDLTPPRASEDEARVMRQALAGMLWSKQYYAFDLETWLAEHDLTPWSAPRPGIRNREWFHMVSDEIVSMPDKWEYPWFAAWDLAFHAVALSVVDIDFAKQQLELLLRDSYLHPNGQIPAYEWNFSDVNPPVHAWAAYFVYTVEKDTTGHADHAFLERTFQKLLTNFTWWVNRKDPDGRNVFQGGFLGLDNIGVFDRSAPLPTGGILEQADGTAWMALYCQSMLQIAVELVEHNAAYEDLVLKFVEHYLWIAASMDRLGNLGDELWDEEDGFFYDVLRLPDGQSVRLKVRSMVGLLPLCASTVFRPEQLERLSGLGERLQRFAERHPSLSVTFTSAQAGAVGGPRLLSVVDEKKLVRVLAHLLSEDEFLSPYGIRALSRHHAEHPYSFWVHGQEYKVGYLPAESDTGMFGGNSNWRGPVWMPMNTLVIRGLLNLYGFYGDDLTVECPTGSGVHKNLFEVAEEISARLGRIFLRGEDGVRPVYGGQELFRDDPHWRDLISFYEYFHGDNGAGIGASHQTGWTGLVAALMKIFGTLGPDAFGPGPTRRKSR, from the coding sequence ATGAAGTTCCAGACGCACGCCGGTCGGATCGGACCCGTCGGCGACAAGAGCGACCGGTCACGGCTGTGGGGCCCCTACCTGAGCGAACGCCAGTGGGGCACGGTCCGCGAGGACTACAGCTCCGGGGGCGACGCGTGGTCGTACTTCCCGCACGACCACGCCCGCTCCCGCGCCTACCGCTGGGGCGAGGACGGCCTCGGCGGCGTCAGCGACGACAAGCAGCGGCTGTGCCTGGCCCTCGCCCTGTGGAACGGCCGCGACCCGATCCTCAAGGAGCGGGCCTTCGGCCTCACGAACGGCGAGGGCAACCACGGCGAGGACGTCAAGGAGTACTACTTCTACCTCGACAGCACGCCGAGCCACTCGTACATGCGCTACCTGTACAAGTACCCGCAGGCGGAGTTCCCCTACGGCGACCTCACCGCGGTGAACCGGGAACGGACGCGCCAGGAGTTCGAGTACGAGCTCCTGGACACCGGCGTGTTCGGCGAGAACCGGTACTTCGACGTGACGGTGGAGTACGCCAAGGCGGACCACGACGACCTGCTGATGCGGATCACCGTCGACAACCGTGGCCCCGAAGAGGCGACGCTGCACGTACTGCCGACGCTGTGGTTCCGCAACACCTGGTCGTGGGGCGAGCACCCCGACCGGGACCGGCGGCCCCGGCTGCAGGAGATCGAGGGACCGCCCTCGACGCTCACCGTCAGGGCCGACCATCCGGAGCTGGGCAGCTACGACCTGCGGTGCGCCGGACCGGCCGCGCTGCTGTTCACCGAGAACGAGCCCCACAACGAGCGGCTGTTCGGCACCACCAGCGCTTCTCCCTACGTCAAGGACGGCATCGGCCGCCACGTCGTCGACGGCGAAGAAGGCGCCGTCAACCCCGCCCAGGAGGGCACCAAAGCGGCCGTACACCACCGGCTGACCGTGCCGGCCGGCGGGTCCGAGACGCTGCGGCTGCGTCTGGGGCCCGCGGGTGCCCAGCTCTCGCTCGCCCGGGGCTTCGACTCGGTGTTCAAGGACCGCATCGCCGAGGCGGACTCCTTCTACCGGGACCTGACGCCCCCGCGGGCGAGCGAGGACGAGGCCCGGGTGATGCGCCAGGCGCTCGCCGGAATGCTCTGGTCGAAGCAGTACTACGCCTTCGACCTGGAGACATGGCTGGCCGAACACGACCTGACGCCCTGGAGCGCACCGAGGCCGGGGATACGCAACCGCGAGTGGTTCCACATGGTCAGCGACGAGATCGTGTCGATGCCGGACAAGTGGGAGTATCCCTGGTTCGCCGCCTGGGATCTCGCGTTCCACGCGGTGGCCCTCTCGGTCGTCGACATCGACTTCGCCAAACAGCAGCTCGAACTCCTGCTGCGGGACTCCTACTTGCACCCCAACGGCCAGATCCCCGCCTACGAGTGGAACTTCAGCGACGTGAACCCGCCGGTGCACGCCTGGGCCGCGTACTTCGTGTACACGGTCGAGAAGGACACGACCGGCCACGCCGACCACGCGTTCCTGGAGCGCACCTTCCAGAAGCTGCTCACGAACTTCACCTGGTGGGTCAACCGCAAGGACCCCGACGGCCGCAACGTCTTCCAGGGCGGCTTCCTGGGCCTCGACAACATCGGTGTCTTCGACCGCAGCGCGCCGCTGCCCACCGGGGGCATCCTGGAACAGGCGGACGGCACGGCCTGGATGGCGCTGTACTGCCAGTCGATGCTGCAGATCGCGGTGGAACTCGTCGAACACAACGCGGCGTACGAGGACCTCGTGCTGAAGTTCGTCGAGCACTATCTGTGGATAGCCGCCTCGATGGACCGGCTCGGAAATCTCGGTGACGAACTGTGGGACGAGGAGGACGGATTCTTCTACGACGTCCTGCGACTGCCCGACGGACAGTCGGTCCGGCTGAAGGTCCGCTCCATGGTGGGGCTGCTGCCGCTGTGCGCGTCGACCGTCTTCAGGCCCGAGCAGCTGGAGCGCCTGTCGGGCCTCGGCGAGCGGCTGCAGCGGTTCGCCGAACGCCACCCGTCGCTGTCCGTGACGTTCACGTCGGCCCAGGCCGGTGCGGTGGGCGGCCCACGGCTGCTGTCCGTCGTGGACGAGAAGAAGCTGGTGCGCGTACTCGCCCATCTCCTCTCCGAGGACGAATTCCTGAGCCCCTACGGGATCAGGGCGCTCTCCCGCCACCACGCCGAGCACCCGTACTCGTTCTGGGTGCACGGCCAGGAGTACAAGGTCGGCTATCTGCCCGCCGAATCGGACACCGGCATGTTCGGCGGCAACTCCAACTGGCGCGGTCCGGTGTGGATGCCGATGAACACGCTCGTCATCCGCGGGCTGCTCAACCTCTACGGCTTCTACGGCGACGACCTGACCGTCGAGTGCCCGACCGGCTCGGGCGTGCACAAGAACCTCTTCGAGGTCGCCGAGGAGATCTCCGCCCGGCTCGGCCGCATCTTCCTGCGCGGCGAGGACGGCGTGCGCCCGGTGTACGGGGGCCAGGAACTGTTCCGGGACGATCCGCACTGGCGCGACCTGATCTCGTTCTACGAGTACTTCCACGGTGACAACGGCGCCGGCATCGGCGCCTCCCACCAGACCGGCTGGACCGGCCTGGTCGCCGCCCTGATGAAGATCTTCGGCACGCTCGGCCCGGACGCCTTCGGCCCCGGGCCCACCAGGAGGAAGAGCCGATGA
- a CDS encoding alpha-amylase: MTALPAQPVVYEVNTRVWLREIALRTGRPTGLGDVPKDVWDEITPSGVDAVWLMGVWERSPQGRAIALENPQLRTAFSTAVPDASDEDIAGSPYCIRRYEVDAALGGAAGLVTARTELDRRGVGLLLDYVPNHVAPDSPWAGEHPEYFVRGDTEDLRRDPAGFLDTGRAVLARGRDPFFPPWPDVVQLNAFAPELRRATAHLLGHIGRFCDGLRCDMAMLLMNDVFARTWGERVGPAPAEDFWPEVVSEVRREHPRLIFAAEAYWDLEWALQQQGFDFCYDKRLYDRLLNESPEAVRGHLRADEEYQRRLVRFLENHDEPRAARTLDPAKERAAATLIATLPGATLWHEGQFTGRRVHLPVFLDRRPEEPADAPLRSFHERLLSSVHGSGMRTGRWQLLDCEGWSDNASGRDLIASCWTGPAGRFLTVVNLSAHPAQARVRLPWTELLGPDTWELLDVLGSGRYERRGADLLESGLYVDLPPWGSHVLSVVSGSPAVS; encoded by the coding sequence ATGACCGCACTGCCCGCACAGCCCGTCGTCTACGAGGTCAACACCCGTGTGTGGCTGCGGGAGATCGCGCTCCGCACCGGTCGCCCGACCGGACTCGGGGACGTGCCGAAAGACGTGTGGGACGAGATCACGCCCTCGGGTGTCGACGCCGTATGGCTGATGGGTGTCTGGGAGCGCAGCCCCCAGGGCCGCGCCATCGCCCTGGAGAACCCGCAGCTGCGGACCGCGTTCAGCACGGCCGTGCCGGACGCGTCCGACGAGGACATCGCCGGATCGCCGTACTGCATCCGCCGCTACGAGGTCGACGCGGCGCTCGGCGGCGCCGCGGGGCTCGTCACTGCCCGGACCGAACTCGACCGGCGGGGCGTGGGACTGCTGCTCGACTACGTGCCCAACCACGTGGCGCCGGACAGCCCCTGGGCGGGCGAGCATCCCGAGTACTTCGTGCGCGGCGACACGGAGGACCTCCGGCGGGATCCGGCCGGTTTCCTCGACACCGGGCGGGCCGTCCTGGCCCGTGGCCGCGACCCGTTCTTCCCGCCCTGGCCGGACGTGGTGCAACTGAACGCCTTCGCACCGGAGTTGCGCCGGGCGACCGCACATCTCCTGGGCCACATCGGCCGGTTCTGTGACGGGCTGCGCTGCGACATGGCCATGCTGCTGATGAACGACGTCTTCGCGCGGACGTGGGGCGAGCGGGTGGGGCCGGCGCCCGCCGAGGACTTCTGGCCCGAGGTGGTGTCCGAGGTCCGCCGGGAGCACCCCCGGCTGATCTTCGCGGCCGAGGCGTACTGGGACCTCGAATGGGCCCTGCAGCAGCAGGGGTTCGACTTCTGCTACGACAAGCGCCTCTACGACCGGCTGCTCAACGAGAGCCCCGAGGCCGTCCGGGGGCATCTGCGCGCCGACGAGGAGTATCAGCGCCGGCTCGTGCGTTTCCTGGAGAACCACGACGAGCCACGGGCCGCGCGGACGCTGGACCCGGCCAAGGAGCGGGCCGCGGCCACGCTGATCGCTACCCTGCCCGGTGCCACGCTGTGGCACGAGGGACAGTTCACCGGACGCCGCGTCCATCTTCCGGTGTTCCTGGACCGGCGCCCCGAGGAGCCCGCCGACGCGCCCCTGCGGTCCTTCCACGAACGGCTGCTGTCGAGCGTGCACGGCAGCGGGATGCGCACGGGCCGCTGGCAGCTCCTGGACTGCGAGGGCTGGTCCGACAACGCATCCGGCCGCGATCTCATCGCCTCGTGCTGGACCGGCCCCGCGGGCCGGTTCCTGACCGTGGTGAACCTCTCCGCGCATCCGGCGCAGGCACGCGTACGGCTGCCGTGGACCGAGCTGCTCGGCCCGGACACCTGGGAGCTGCTCGACGTGCTCGGCTCCGGGCGGTACGAGCGCCGGGGGGCGGATCTGCTGGAGAGCGGTCTGTACGTCGATCTGCCGCCCTGGGGATCGCATGTGCTGTCCGTCGTGAGCGGATCACCTGCCGTGTCCTGA
- a CDS encoding DUF1269 domain-containing protein, producing MADLVVLGFTDKEKAEGVLRLAKELSRQELLDLEDAALAWRTMDGKIHVRQTYNTKATGAAGGALWGSLFGLLFLMPVFGAAVGAATGAMAGKLTDIGINDAFVKEVAGTLEPGRAAVFALVRRSTPDRVREAVRPFNPSVIRTSLTKDREEELVAALQGT from the coding sequence ATGGCCGATCTCGTCGTACTGGGATTCACGGACAAGGAGAAGGCGGAAGGAGTCCTGCGCCTCGCGAAGGAACTGTCCCGCCAGGAACTGCTCGACCTGGAGGACGCCGCACTCGCCTGGCGCACCATGGACGGCAAGATCCATGTGCGTCAGACCTACAACACCAAGGCCACCGGCGCGGCAGGCGGCGCCCTGTGGGGCTCCCTGTTCGGGCTGCTCTTCCTGATGCCGGTGTTCGGCGCCGCGGTGGGTGCCGCCACCGGCGCCATGGCGGGCAAGCTCACCGACATCGGCATCAACGACGCGTTCGTCAAGGAGGTCGCGGGCACCCTCGAACCGGGCCGGGCCGCCGTCTTCGCCCTCGTGCGGCGCTCGACACCCGACCGGGTACGAGAAGCGGTACGCCCCTTCAACCCCAGCGTGATCCGCACCTCGCTGACCAAAGACCGGGAAGAAGAACTGGTGGCGGCCCTGCAAGGGACGTAG
- a CDS encoding LuxR C-terminal-related transcriptional regulator has translation MSVLQGRLSSLGHETAPVDAAVTTCLLWVAGVLLEIAADVGDPRGAGALAHEASAVLAEVPAPNGNTAPRPEPLTGRQLTVLRLLQEEVPLRQIADGMYVSHNTVKSHTRAVYRKLGASSRAEAVHRARQLGLV, from the coding sequence GTGTCCGTGCTGCAAGGAAGGCTGAGTTCCCTCGGCCATGAGACCGCGCCGGTGGACGCGGCCGTGACGACCTGCCTGTTGTGGGTCGCGGGCGTCCTCCTGGAGATCGCCGCGGACGTGGGGGATCCGCGCGGCGCCGGAGCGCTGGCCCATGAGGCGTCGGCGGTGCTGGCCGAGGTGCCCGCACCGAACGGGAACACCGCCCCTCGGCCAGAACCGCTGACGGGCCGTCAACTGACCGTGCTCCGGCTGCTGCAGGAGGAGGTGCCACTGCGCCAGATCGCCGACGGGATGTACGTCTCGCACAACACCGTCAAGAGTCACACCCGTGCCGTGTACCGCAAGCTGGGCGCCAGCTCGCGGGCCGAAGCCGTGCACCGGGCACGGCAACTGGGCCTGGTGTAG
- a CDS encoding DUF1269 domain-containing protein, translating into MVGIGPVQLLTVEFGQDAKFEGRIIEELAILEANGQIRVLDMLFVSKEPSGDLFSLDFQAEGMGETVAALLGIPGERIQAAQTTYPSLVEGNAFGLSLDEIREMAESLDPNTATAVVLLEHVWAKFLRKAIRDAGGVPVAEGFLTEEALEPVVAELAAAAQRLGEPVVPGSDADPAPRNTRRRT; encoded by the coding sequence ATGGTGGGGATCGGACCGGTACAACTCCTGACGGTCGAGTTCGGCCAGGACGCCAAGTTCGAGGGCCGGATCATCGAGGAGCTGGCGATCCTCGAGGCGAACGGGCAGATCCGCGTCCTCGACATGCTCTTCGTCAGCAAAGAGCCCAGCGGCGATCTGTTCAGCCTCGACTTCCAGGCAGAGGGGATGGGCGAGACCGTCGCCGCCCTGCTCGGCATCCCGGGGGAGCGGATCCAGGCCGCACAGACCACGTACCCGAGCCTCGTCGAGGGCAACGCCTTCGGACTGAGTCTGGACGAGATCCGGGAGATGGCCGAGTCCCTCGACCCGAACACCGCGACGGCCGTCGTCCTGCTCGAGCACGTATGGGCGAAGTTCTTGCGCAAAGCGATCCGTGACGCAGGTGGAGTGCCCGTCGCGGAGGGCTTCCTCACAGAAGAGGCACTCGAACCAGTCGTCGCCGAACTCGCGGCAGCGGCACAACGCCTGGGCGAACCGGTCGTACCCGGATCAGACGCGGACCCGGCGCCCCGCAACACACGGAGGAGGACCTGA
- a CDS encoding LuxR C-terminal-related transcriptional regulator encodes MTEGARRTQDSRTRDTGPDRESAGTAPPLPGWLVPRPRLTDRLARGVLGSVTVVVGPVGAGKTALAVEWAHTRRLPGPLAWVTCDGQAEQPAVFWQRVTHALRSAGVELAEPVTSDDLPLLVAALAAGLNEHVEPVVLVLDDFHPAPSSPIAEGVTTLLRHTPGVLRMVVLARRDPPLHLRRGRLTSDVTELRTADLAFDDRETAELLAQHGIDVPKQTVSTLRRRTEGWAAGLRLAAMSMEKSREPDRFVAQFAGDDEAIASYLVEEVLDAQSAGMRRLLLMTSLLDSVNAELAVELSGEEAGRHFAVLVRENSFLRPIGQGWYRCHQMFADVLRMCLRHEAPGLEASLHRQAAAWLGEHGLLVDAVRHLLAVDDWDQAARLIVHRLAIGQVLGLAKTRLPVEVVRHLPDDAPADEPEPVLLAAAVAQARGDDATCARHLELSARLIGCLPPEDNGREARCRMAHAVIRMERLRSRDPKAARTAAADAEAAGLQLPHALLVQSPEILALTLAIRGSSELRAGNLKAAEASLTGGLKAAGAAANGTLRRDCLVELALLDALRGRFRAADELATLATQPPLPSWTTAEPSSAALHLVRAWVELARGEPRRARRTLARSEAALSGRPDAFLSAFGSLAAGLIGLAEGAGGPTAAPVGDVVARSRLPGAVLRSLGPACTTVLGSVRMGRVGPAAASEPPTGPTAPAERLSARERDVLDRLAQMMTTEEIAQELYLSVNTVKTHLKSVYRKLSVSRRSAAVRRARELELL; translated from the coding sequence ATGACCGAGGGAGCACGCCGTACGCAGGACAGCCGCACCCGGGACACTGGTCCTGACCGCGAGTCAGCCGGAACGGCGCCCCCCTTGCCGGGCTGGCTCGTCCCGAGGCCCCGGCTGACGGACCGACTGGCCCGAGGCGTTCTGGGCTCGGTGACCGTGGTCGTCGGGCCGGTGGGCGCGGGCAAGACCGCGCTCGCCGTGGAATGGGCGCACACCCGGCGGCTGCCGGGGCCGCTCGCCTGGGTCACCTGCGACGGCCAGGCGGAACAGCCCGCCGTGTTCTGGCAGCGGGTGACCCACGCGCTGCGCTCGGCCGGCGTGGAACTGGCGGAACCCGTCACGTCGGACGACCTGCCGCTGCTCGTCGCGGCGCTCGCCGCCGGTCTGAACGAGCACGTCGAACCGGTGGTGCTCGTCCTTGACGACTTCCACCCCGCGCCCAGCTCGCCGATCGCGGAAGGGGTCACCACCCTCCTGCGGCACACCCCCGGCGTACTGCGCATGGTGGTGCTCGCGCGCCGCGACCCGCCCCTGCATCTGCGCCGCGGACGGCTCACCAGCGACGTCACCGAACTGCGCACCGCCGACCTCGCGTTCGACGACCGGGAAACGGCGGAACTGCTCGCCCAGCACGGGATCGACGTGCCCAAGCAGACGGTGAGCACACTGCGGCGGCGCACGGAGGGCTGGGCCGCGGGGCTGCGGCTCGCCGCCATGTCGATGGAGAAGAGCCGTGAACCCGACCGGTTCGTGGCGCAGTTCGCCGGTGACGACGAGGCGATCGCCAGCTACCTCGTCGAGGAGGTGCTCGACGCGCAGTCGGCGGGCATGCGCCGGCTGCTACTCATGACCAGTCTGCTGGACAGCGTGAACGCGGAACTGGCCGTGGAACTCTCCGGCGAGGAGGCAGGACGGCACTTCGCGGTCCTCGTACGGGAGAACTCGTTCCTGCGCCCCATCGGGCAGGGCTGGTACCGCTGCCACCAGATGTTCGCCGACGTGCTGCGGATGTGTCTGCGCCACGAGGCACCCGGGCTCGAGGCCTCCCTGCATCGCCAGGCGGCCGCCTGGCTCGGCGAGCACGGCCTGCTCGTCGACGCGGTACGGCACCTGCTCGCCGTGGACGACTGGGACCAGGCCGCTCGCCTGATCGTGCACCGCCTCGCGATCGGCCAGGTCCTGGGCCTAGCCAAGACGCGGCTGCCCGTCGAGGTGGTGCGTCACCTGCCCGACGACGCGCCGGCGGACGAGCCCGAACCCGTCCTGCTCGCGGCGGCCGTCGCCCAGGCCCGCGGCGACGACGCGACGTGTGCCCGGCACCTGGAGCTCTCCGCACGGCTGATCGGCTGTCTTCCGCCGGAGGACAACGGTCGCGAGGCACGATGCCGCATGGCCCACGCCGTGATCCGCATGGAACGGCTGCGCTCCCGTGATCCGAAGGCCGCACGGACCGCGGCGGCCGACGCGGAGGCGGCCGGACTGCAGCTGCCGCACGCCCTGTTGGTGCAGAGCCCCGAGATCCTCGCCCTCACCCTGGCCATCCGCGGCAGCAGCGAACTGCGGGCCGGGAACCTCAAGGCGGCCGAGGCCTCCCTGACCGGAGGACTCAAGGCCGCCGGTGCCGCCGCCAACGGCACCCTGCGCCGCGACTGCCTGGTCGAGCTCGCGCTCCTGGACGCGCTGCGCGGGCGCTTCAGGGCCGCCGATGAACTCGCCACCCTGGCCACCCAGCCGCCCCTGCCCTCCTGGACCACGGCCGAGCCCTCGTCGGCCGCCCTGCACCTCGTGCGGGCCTGGGTGGAACTCGCCCGTGGCGAGCCCCGCCGAGCCCGTCGCACACTCGCCAGGAGCGAAGCCGCGCTGAGCGGCAGGCCCGACGCGTTCCTCTCCGCCTTCGGCTCGCTGGCGGCGGGCCTGATCGGCCTGGCGGAGGGCGCCGGTGGCCCCACGGCAGCCCCGGTCGGTGACGTGGTGGCCCGGTCCCGGTTGCCCGGCGCCGTGTTGCGGAGCCTGGGGCCCGCGTGCACCACCGTGCTCGGCTCCGTCCGTATGGGGAGGGTCGGGCCCGCCGCGGCGTCCGAGCCCCCGACCGGTCCGACGGCACCCGCCGAGCGGCTCAGCGCACGGGAGCGCGACGTACTGGACCGGCTGGCGCAGATGATGACCACGGAGGAGATCGCCCAGGAGCTGTACCTCTCGGTCAACACGGTGAAGACACACCTCAAGAGCGTGTACCGCAAACTCTCCGTCTCACGGCGCTCGGCCGCCGTGCGCAGGGCCCGCGAGCTGGAGTTGCTGTGA
- a CDS encoding diacylglycerol kinase family protein, with amino-acid sequence MEPTMRGRRWLARASLSGAAAAVLVLGVFAGVRTFALLGVGLAGLAVTAAAVWWVLSRRGVTRFLAAVLALAAPVGVLVAYTRAHLTWVVVVSITLWFLAAGAGRAALGPRSAAPPPTDRPPPTFRHPALIMNPRSGGGKVGRFELRERAEALGARVVLLEGPEVIDVAALARTCAAEGADLLGVAGGDGTQALVAEVAAELDLPFLVIPAGTRNHFALDLGLDRDDPAKALNALSDGVEIQVDLGRAGGLPFVNNVSFGAYAEVVQSPSYRDGKTRTTLELLPDLLLHHRGARLTARADKEEFTDPQALLVSNNPYGANDVAGLGRRTRLDGGTLGCVGVRVTTASQAVGLLRGRKSAGLTTATAMTVVVDADQQLIPVGVDGEALQLSVPVHCEVRPGALRVVVPRRRPGVYRERPPLDWRLLARLGLTSRH; translated from the coding sequence ATGGAACCGACGATGCGTGGCCGGCGGTGGCTGGCTCGTGCGTCCCTATCGGGCGCGGCTGCCGCGGTGCTGGTCCTTGGTGTGTTCGCGGGGGTCCGGACCTTCGCCCTGCTCGGTGTGGGCCTGGCCGGTCTTGCGGTGACGGCCGCCGCGGTCTGGTGGGTGCTCAGCAGGCGGGGGGTGACGCGGTTCCTCGCTGCGGTCCTGGCGCTCGCCGCTCCGGTCGGCGTGCTGGTGGCGTACACCCGGGCGCACCTGACCTGGGTCGTCGTCGTGTCGATCACCCTGTGGTTCCTGGCGGCAGGAGCGGGCCGTGCGGCTCTGGGCCCGCGCTCGGCCGCGCCACCGCCGACGGACCGGCCACCGCCGACGTTCCGGCACCCCGCCCTGATCATGAATCCGCGCTCGGGCGGCGGCAAGGTCGGCCGCTTCGAGCTGCGCGAACGCGCCGAGGCGCTGGGCGCCCGAGTGGTACTCCTGGAGGGGCCCGAGGTCATCGATGTGGCGGCGCTGGCCCGCACGTGCGCGGCCGAGGGGGCAGACCTGCTCGGGGTCGCGGGCGGGGACGGCACCCAGGCTCTGGTCGCCGAGGTCGCCGCCGAACTGGATCTGCCCTTCCTGGTGATCCCCGCGGGCACCCGCAACCATTTCGCCCTGGACCTGGGCCTGGATCGCGACGACCCCGCGAAGGCCCTGAACGCCCTGAGCGACGGGGTGGAGATCCAGGTGGACCTCGGCCGTGCGGGCGGGCTGCCCTTCGTCAACAACGTGTCGTTCGGTGCGTACGCCGAGGTCGTACAGAGCCCGTCGTACCGGGACGGCAAGACCCGCACCACCCTCGAACTCCTCCCCGATCTCCTCCTCCACCACCGCGGCGCGCGGCTCACGGCACGTGCGGACAAGGAGGAGTTCACCGATCCGCAGGCCCTGTTGGTCAGCAACAACCCCTACGGGGCGAACGACGTCGCCGGGCTCGGTCGGCGGACACGGTTGGACGGCGGAACCCTCGGCTGCGTCGGCGTGCGGGTCACGACGGCCTCCCAGGCGGTGGGCCTGCTCCGGGGCCGGAAATCCGCGGGGCTGACCACGGCGACCGCCATGACGGTCGTCGTCGACGCCGACCAGCAGCTGATCCCGGTCGGCGTCGACGGCGAGGCCCTGCAGCTGAGCGTGCCGGTGCACTGCGAGGTGCGTCCCGGGGCCCTTCGCGTGGTCGTGCCCCGACGGCGACCGGGGGTGTACCGGGAGCGACCGCCGCTCGACTGGCGTCTGCTCGCCAGGCTCGGGCTGACGTCGCGACACTGA